The sequence below is a genomic window from Candidatus Binatia bacterium.
CTGTCCGTTCCGAAGCCCGACTTCCGGAACCGCCCGATACCGGCTCGGGTGGGGGGGATATCTTGATCTACGGATCCGGTGCCGTCACCGTGCAGTCCGGCGGAACCGTGTCCGCCCGCAGTGACGGGACACTCGGTTGGGGCGGGGAGATAGTTGTAGATACGGAGTCCGACCTCACACTGGCCGGCGCGGTCGACGCCTCGGGCGGATGGCAGGGCGGCGCGCTCGAGTTCTATGTTCTCGGCGGCGCCACGCTCGGTAGCTCCGTGCTCGCCAACGCCCGCAACGCCGGCGGGTACGGCGGATCGGTAGATATTACCGTGGGTCAGATCGGACAGAGCACCCTGTCGATCGCCGGATCGATCGACGTTACCGGCGGCCCTTGCACGACGGAAACGGGCTGTGGGGCTGGCGGCTACACCATGATCGAGGCGTGCACACTGACCCTTACGGCGACGGGCACCATCGACGCCCGTGGTCCCCTGTGGGGAGGGAGCAACTCCCTCACCGCCCGCGAAGGGCTCTCGGTTGCGGGTCAGGTGTACGCGCAGGCGACGGATGACAGTGGGACCGACGGTACCAACGATTTCACCTTCCGAGCCGCGCGCCCGCCCAGTGTGACGGGTACGGTCAACCCTGCGGCGACGCTCGACGCGCGTGCGACGTGTACCGAGCCGACTTATCCGAATGGCTGCCTCAACGCCTGCCCAGCGTGCGGCAATGGGATCGTGGAATTCCCCGAGGAGTGCGACAACTCCGTCGGCACTCCGGTGGATTGCGACGGCTGCTCGCGGTTCTGCGAAATCCAAACCTGCGACGACCAAAACGGATGTACGGCCGACTTCTGCACTGTGCCGATCGGCTGCATGTACACGGTGCAAAGCCCGTGTGCGACGCCGACGCCGACTGCGGCCGGTCCGTCGCCGACCCGAACAGCCTCGCCGACCGCCACCATTCCGGGTCCGAGTCCAACCCCCACAATTGCACTGCCGTCGCCGTCGCCGACAAACACCCCGATTCCGACGCCGACCCGGACCGCGACGCGCACGCCGACCCTGACGCCCACGTCGACCCCGACGTCGACCCCGACCGTGACCCCGACGTCGACCCCGACCGCCACGCCGACGTCGACCCCGACGATTACGCCGACGAGGACACCAACCGCGACTGCGACAACCTCCCCGACACCGACGATCTCGGCCACCGCGACGGTGACACCGACGGCGACCCACACGCCCGCGGCCACTGCCACGGCCGGCCGCTTCGACGACTCCGTGGTCCTGCCGGTGCGGCCGGTCAGCATCGATATATCCGCCGGCGTGGCGAGCGTTCGCAAGCAGGTGAAGGTCAAGGTCGCAAACGCCGACCTGCTGCCGGTTGCCGAACTGGACGGACATCCGATTCAACTCCTGGTCCATCCGGGCACCTGTCCGGCCGGCCTCACGGTTGGAGCGCCCGATTTCGACCTCCGAACCCCGGGCGCGCAGGATACCGTCTCGATGCGCGGCGGCCGGGTGAAGAAAGCCGTCCTGACCATCGAAGCGCGCAGCGATATGTTCACGAGCTTCAACCGTATCACCCCCGTGCGCTGTGCATTGATTCTCGAAGTACGTTCCACTTTGGCCGGGAGCGCGGACCCGTCCCCGTCGAACAACTCGGTCCCGCTCGAAATCAACGTCGTCGACCGCAACGATCCCGACCAGGCGCAGCTCTACGAGTCGGCGATCGACAGCGCCGAGGCCACGTCGTTGTCGTTGGGTCGGGGCCGAGTGTCGCTCGCCCGTACCGGTCGCCCCCGCTTGCTGAACGGTAACCTGACCGCCGTGGCCCCGCACGCGATTGCCGTCACGGCCACCACGGATTGCCCGGCTAACATGGTCGGCGCCTTGGACTTCGACTCGCAGACTCCCGGCGACCAGAATATCGGCGCGGTATCGCCGGGGGCACGCCTGTCCGGGTCTTTGCCGCTAACGGCACGGGCGGCCGACGTGTACGTGCGCAGCAAGCGGTCGCCGTACCGATGTAGCGTCGCGCTAACTGCGACTGGGCCCTCCGGCGATTCGGACGCGACGAACAACGTGACGACGATGGTGGTCGACGTCTACGACCGTAACGACTACTGACGTGGAGCGTGCGCGGATTTTGTCTGGGGCGCGGGGCGCGAGCATGCGCCGGGCTTCCGGGGTGATACTTCTCCGCTCTTTGGGCTAAACTCCGGCGCGATGGCGGCGACGGGGATAGTTATCGACCCGCGGTATCGGGAGCACGACACCGGTCCCGGGCATCCGGAAAGCGCGGAGCGCATCGGCGTGCTGCTCGAGGCGGTGAGCCCGTCGGCTCCCGGGTGTGTGCCGGTGGCGGCACGTCCGGCGACCGGCGACGAGCTGGCGCTGGTGCACGACGGCGCTTACGTCGAACGGGTGGCGGCGACGGCGGAACACCGCTGGTATGCCTTCGATGCCGACACGCCAACCTCGCCCCGTTCGTACGAAGTGAGTCGACTGGCGGCCGGCGGGGTGCTGGCGCTCGTCGATGCGGTCATGGCGGGGCAGGTACACAACGGCTTCGCTTTCGTGCGGCCTCCCGGTCATCACGCCGAACGCGACCGCGCCATGGGATTCTGCCTCTTCAACAACGTCGCCATTGCCGCGGAGTACCTGCGCCGCCGCCACGGCCTCGCGCGCGTTCTGGTCGTCGACTGGGACCTGCACCACGGCAACGGAACCCAGCACATGTTCGAACGTGACCCCGGCGTTCTGTACGTCTCGCTGCACCAGTACCCATACTATCCCGGGACGGGTGCCGCCGACGAGGTGGGCTTCGGCGACGGCGAGGGGCGCACGGTCAACGTGCCGCTGCCGGCAGGCTGCGGCGACGACGAGTACCGCGAAGCCTTTGCGCGCATTGTCGAGCCGGTCGCGCAGGATTTCGCCCCCGAGTTCGTGTTGATCTCGGCCGGCTTCGATGCGCATGGGCGCGATCCCCTCGGCGGGATGGAGGTGACCGAGGCCGGCTATCGTAGCATGACGACGAGCTTGTTGCGGGTGGCCGGGGCTACCGCGCGCGGGCGCTGCGTGGCCGTCCTCGAAGGCGGGTACGATCTGGGCGCCGTGCGGGCGTGCGCGCAGGTGGTGGTTCGCGAGCTACGCGCCGAGGAGCCCGCTCCCGCTTCCGAGCCGACGCCGCGCAGTCGGGCCGCGCCACTGCTCGACCGCATCGCGCGGGTGCAGGGCCGCTACTGGCGCCTGTGATCGGCGTCAGTCGTAGGCCGACAGATCCGCGTCGCCGAGATCGCGCTCCTGTGGCGCCGCCGGGGCCTGATCGGGGCGTGGCGCCTGCGCCACCGCGGCCTCCGGTTCGGTGCCCCGTCGGAAGCACTCGAGGTGCCCGGAGCGGACCAGCGTGCAGCGGATGCCGTCCGGCACCGGGAAGTCGAGGACCGGCTGACCGGCCAGAGCGCCCTCCATGAACGCCGTCCAGATCGGGGTTGCCACCTGGCCGCCGGTCTCCCGGGCGCCAAGGCTGCGCTTCTCGTCGAAACCCACCCACACCCCGGCGAGCAACTGCGGCGTGTAGCCGATGAACCAAGCGTCGTTGACGTCGTTGGTAGTGCCGGTCTTGCCCGCGGCCGGCCGGCCGAGGGCGGCGGCGCGCCGGCCGGTGCCACGCTGGATGACACTCTCCAGCATGCTGGTCATCTGGTAGGCCGTTTCCGGCGCGATGACTTGCTCGGTGTCGGGCAGGTTTTCGTCGACGACATTGCCCTGACTGTCGGTGATGCGCGTGATGAAGCGCGGCTCGGCGCGCATGCCGAGGTTGGCGAACACCCCGTAGGCAGCGGTGAGCTCGAGCGGCGTGACTTCCGAGGCGCCGAGAGCGAGCGAGAGGTTCTTGGTCAGCGGGGACCGGATGCCGAGCTTCGGGATGTAAGACAGCAGATTGTTCAGCCCCACCTTCATCGCCAGTTTGACGGTGACCACGTTGCGGGAAAAGGTCAGCGCGTCGCGCAGGCTGGTCGGGCCGTTGTACTTGTTGTCGTAGTTCTGCGGCGACCAGGTCCGGCCGCCGGCCCGGAACGAGATCGGCTCGTCGACGATGATGCTGGCGGGCGTGAAGTCGCGGTCGAGCGCGGCGGCGTAAATGAACGGCTTGAAGGCCGAGCCCGGCTGGCGCAGGCTCTGCACGGCACGGTTGAACTGGCTGTCCGCAAAGTCGAACCCCCCGACGAGCGCCTTGACGTCTCCGGTCGCCGGCTCGATGGCGACCAGGGCACCTTGCACCGGCGGCGATTCGGTGCACGCGAAGAAGGTTCCCGTGCCGTTGGTCGTGTCGGCGAGGCGCACGCGCATGATATCGCCGACGCGATGGCCGCTCCGGCGCCGGCAGTTGTTTTCCTCGGGCGGCGCGAGTTGCCCGGTGAAGGGTCCCACCTGCAGGTGAATGGTTACGCTCCGTTTGCCGGAAGTCACCCCGGTTACCACGGCGTCGTAAGCTCGCCCCGTCTCCAGCCCGCGGCCCTTGAGGGCGCCCGTCTGCTGACGCGTATAGGAAGGAATCTCCGTGCCGTCGATGCGGCGGATGGTGTCCCCGTATCCCTGGCGCCGGGCCAGCGTTTCGAGACCCTCCCGCAAGGCAGCCTCGGCGGCCGCCTGCATGCGCAGATTGGCCGGCGTGTGGACGCGCAGGCCGAGCGCGTAGAGTCCCGTCTGACCGTAGCGTTCCTCAAGCAGCCGGCGCACGTGCTCCACGTAATACGGTGCGGACACGAAGTTGCTCCGGTGCGGTGCGAGGCCCAGTGGCTCCGCCAGGGCGCGGCTTGCCTCCTCGGCGCTGATGAAGCCCACGTCGGCCATGCGCCCGAGGACGTAGCGCTGGCGACCCTTGGCCAGCGCCCAGTTCTTGACCGGGGAATAGCGGCTCGGCGCCTGCGGCAAACCCGCGAGCAACGCCGCCTCGGCGACCGTGAGCTGCTCGACGTTCTTGCCGAAGTACTCGCGCGCCGCCGCGCCGACACCGTACACGCCGCTGCCGAGGTAAAGGTTGTTCAGGTAGAGCCACAGAATCTGATCCTTGGTGAGCTGGCGCTCCAGCCGCAGGGCGAGGATCATTTCCTTGAATTTGCGCTCGTAGCTCTTCTGGGGCGATAGCAGAATCTGCTTGACCACCTGCTGGGTGATCGTGCTGCCCCCCTGCACCTTGTCTCCGGCCGCGAGGTTGCTCAGGATGGCGCGCCCGACGCCGACGAAATCGATGCCGCCGTGCCGATAGAAGGCATCGTCCTCGGCGGCGAGAAAGGCATTGCGGACGACGGCGGGAATCCGTTCGAAAGGCACCAGATACCGCTTTTCGAGATAGAACTCGCCCATCACCGTGCCGTCGTCGGCCAGCACCTGAGTTACCATCGGCGGCCGGTAGCGGGTCAGGGCCTCCACGTCCGGAAGATTGGCGGTGAGTTCGACGTACAAGAGATAGGCGGCGCCGGCGGAACCGAGGACGCCGACGACGAAGAGAAAGGTCAGGAAGATACGAACGGTGCGCCAGAAACCGGAGACGCGCGAGGGGCTGTCGCCGGGTGCGCTCATGACCATTGAGACGATATCGACCGGTACCGGAAGGGTCAACGGCCTGTGCCGGCAGGGGGCGTGGGCGTTGCCGGATGGCGCGGTGCGCTGTGTAATAAAGTTAACTTGAGTCGGACGCGGAACCGGTGTATCGGTGCGGCCATGTCCGCGCACGCCATTCTGGTCGTCGACGACGAGCCGGCGAGCCGGCGCGCCCTGCAGCGGGCGCTGGCCGGTGCCGGCGAGGTGATCGCAGTCGCCGGCGGCGCCGAGGCCCTCGAGTGTCTGGCGGCACGAACCGTTGCCGTACTCGTCGTCGACCAGCGCATGCCGCACATGCTCGGGACCGAGGTGCTGGCGCGTTGCAGCGTCAGTCACCCGGA
It includes:
- a CDS encoding histone deacetylase — encoded protein: MAATGIVIDPRYREHDTGPGHPESAERIGVLLEAVSPSAPGCVPVAARPATGDELALVHDGAYVERVAATAEHRWYAFDADTPTSPRSYEVSRLAAGGVLALVDAVMAGQVHNGFAFVRPPGHHAERDRAMGFCLFNNVAIAAEYLRRRHGLARVLVVDWDLHHGNGTQHMFERDPGVLYVSLHQYPYYPGTGAADEVGFGDGEGRTVNVPLPAGCGDDEYREAFARIVEPVAQDFAPEFVLISAGFDAHGRDPLGGMEVTEAGYRSMTTSLLRVAGATARGRCVAVLEGGYDLGAVRACAQVVVRELRAEEPAPASEPTPRSRAAPLLDRIARVQGRYWRL
- a CDS encoding PBP1A family penicillin-binding protein; the protein is MSAPGDSPSRVSGFWRTVRIFLTFLFVVGVLGSAGAAYLLYVELTANLPDVEALTRYRPPMVTQVLADDGTVMGEFYLEKRYLVPFERIPAVVRNAFLAAEDDAFYRHGGIDFVGVGRAILSNLAAGDKVQGGSTITQQVVKQILLSPQKSYERKFKEMILALRLERQLTKDQILWLYLNNLYLGSGVYGVGAAAREYFGKNVEQLTVAEAALLAGLPQAPSRYSPVKNWALAKGRQRYVLGRMADVGFISAEEASRALAEPLGLAPHRSNFVSAPYYVEHVRRLLEERYGQTGLYALGLRVHTPANLRMQAAAEAALREGLETLARRQGYGDTIRRIDGTEIPSYTRQQTGALKGRGLETGRAYDAVVTGVTSGKRSVTIHLQVGPFTGQLAPPEENNCRRRSGHRVGDIMRVRLADTTNGTGTFFACTESPPVQGALVAIEPATGDVKALVGGFDFADSQFNRAVQSLRQPGSAFKPFIYAAALDRDFTPASIIVDEPISFRAGGRTWSPQNYDNKYNGPTSLRDALTFSRNVVTVKLAMKVGLNNLLSYIPKLGIRSPLTKNLSLALGASEVTPLELTAAYGVFANLGMRAEPRFITRITDSQGNVVDENLPDTEQVIAPETAYQMTSMLESVIQRGTGRRAAALGRPAAGKTGTTNDVNDAWFIGYTPQLLAGVWVGFDEKRSLGARETGGQVATPIWTAFMEGALAGQPVLDFPVPDGIRCTLVRSGHLECFRRGTEPEAAVAQAPRPDQAPAAPQERDLGDADLSAYD